TTAACCGCACTGCCACCAGTTTCAATAGTATCCGCAATAACTGCACGCGCAAGATTTTGCGTATCTGATCGTCCTTCAACAACAACCATTTCGTTAATTTTAGGCAACTCATTCATGATTTAAAAATAAACGATGTGCATTGCCACGTGTCACATCTGATAAGTCTTTAGCTGACATCTCTAATGTTTCAGCCAAGCTATCGATGACAAACTTAACTAATGCTGGCTCATTCGTTTTGCCACGATAAGGTGTGGGAGCCAAATAAGGAGCGTCCGTCTCAACCAAGAGACGATCTAGAGGAATTGTTTTTGCTGCCTCACGAACTTCTTCGGCTTTTTTAAAACTTACAACACCACTAAAAGAAATGTGCATTCCTAAATCAATAAATGCCTTAGCCTGCTCTGGTGTGCCAGAAAAACTATGCATCACACCCTTCTTCACACCTGAATCTTTTAGTATTTTATAAACATCTTCAAAAGCATCACGATTATGGATAATGACAGGTAAATCAAATTTTTTAGCTAACCCAAGATGCTTTTTAAATGCTGCAACTTGGACATCGTGAGTCGTTGTTTCCCAATAGTAATCCAACCCCGTCTCACCGACACCAACAACCTTTGGTTGTTGTAGTTGCTGTTCCAATGTGATAAACGCCTGATCATCAAAATCTTTTGTATCCTCAGGTTGAAAACCAAGAACTGCATAAATATTATCATGGTTGTTTGAAATTTCTAATGCACGTTCATTACTTTGTGCATTGTATCCCACCACATTCATTTCCATTACACGAAACTCATTAGCTCGCCCAATATACGCTGGCACATCATGAAATAATTGGTCATCATTCAAATGTGTATGGGTATCATAACTATCTGTTGGTGTTTTAGTTGGATCATATATCGCCATTTTAGTCTCCAGTAATAAATTATTCTTTGTTTAGTATATCATGATAAGCACATTACTAATAATACACACGGTTAAAATGAAAAAACCGCTACTTAAGCGGTTTTTTCATCACGTGCAAAATGTTTTAAAACACCGTTAACAAACTTACGGTCATCTTCATCAGCAAAAGTTTTTGCTAATTCAATAGCCTCATCGATGGCAACTTTGTATGGAGTTGCTTCGACAGCAGTTAATTCGTAAATTGCTAATCGTAAAATAACTAAATCAGCTTTATTAATGCGGTTAATCGCCCAACCTTCAGCTAAATGTGATGAAATTTTTTCATCCAAATCTGCCTTGGAGCCTAAAACGCCATTAACTAAGCGTGGTAAATAATCATCGAATTCCTTACCATTTAGCACAATTTCGTATAAATCATCAATTTTATTACTCTGTGGATCTTTTTCTAACGCAAAAAGAACTTGAAATGCAGCTTGTCGTGACTCATGTCGCGTTAAGTTTGCCATTAATTAGCTACCTCATTCTCACCAAATAAATTATCAGGATCAATCGTGTGATCCGGCTTTTCCGGTATAATTCCACTAACGTGCACATTAACACGCGCTACTTCTAAATCTGTCATTGACGAAACTTGAGATTTAATTGCATTCTGAATGTTTAAAGCTATTTTTGGTACTGGAACACCATATTGCAAAAAAACATACGCTTCAATCACTAAGCCATCAATTGTTTGCTGTAATTCAACGCCCTTTCCGCGGGCAGTTGATCCAAATACACTGGCAAATCGATCTGCTAATTTACCTCTCATTGAGTAAACACCAGTCACTTCTTGTGCCGCAATTTGTGCAATAACTTCAATCACCTCTGGCGTTACCTGTGTGGTTCCTGGCACTTCACTCTCAGTGATTAATAACAAATTCTTAGTAGTTGCTTTATTGTATTTAATTTCTTTGGCCATATTTGCTCCTCGAAAATAGTTTCTAAAATAAAAAGTTCCGCGGGGGAACTTTTTATGATAAACACGTTCACTACCACAGTAATACTACTCTAACTTAGTAAGTAACAATCATGCAATCATCTTAATTAAGCACGGCCCTTATAAGAACCGTCTTCAGAGTTAACAATAATAGTTTCACCTTCATTAACGAAATCTGGAACTGTGATTGTTGCTCCTGTTTCAACAGTTGCTGGCTTACCAGAACCTGTCGCAGTTGCACCCTTAATACCAGGTTGTGTTTCTGTCACTTTTAGTTGAACAGTTGATGGCAATTCAGCACCAAGAATTTCATTGCCAAACATCGTAATTTTAACTTCCATACCTTCAAGCATAAACTTCAAAGCATTTTTTAAATATTCATCTGGAATATTGATTTGTTCATAACTTTCAACATCCATGAATACACGACCATCGTTTTCAGCATATAAATAAGACATTGGTCGTGTTGTGATATCAGCTTGTTCAAACTTATCACCAGGACGGAACGTTACTTCATTAACCGCACCTGTACGTAAATTCTTCAACTTTGAACGAACAAACGCTCCGCCTTTACCAGGCTTAACGTGTTGGAAATCCAAAACACGCCAAATTGAGTTTGAATATTCGATAGTCAAACCAGTCTTTAAATCATTCATGCCGATTGCCATGATTAGTATCCTCTTTATCCGATAATATAGTTTATTATAACAGAAATCCGTAATTTATGCAGACTTCAAACAAGTTAATATTCTATCACAAATCCTGATTAGATTCAATCTTTTTCTTATTTAACTCTGGTTGGACAATTAAGTTTTGGAAGCGTTTCAGTGTTTTAAGGAAGGATTTGCCTTCTTCTACACCAAAAATATCCAACCATTTATGAAAGCGCTGTTGCACTTTCATCGTCATCTGCTTTTCAACAGTCCTTCCTTCTGGTGTCAAAACTAGTAGCACACGGCGATGATCTTTTTCATCAGGCACATGTTTTAAGTAGCCACAATCAAACAATGGTTTTAATTGGCGAGCAACAGCTCCTTTGGTTACACCGCGATCTTTAGCTATTTTGGTCATCGTAAGTGGCTCATCACTATCCGCTACAGCAGCCATAATAAGCCACTGCTCGAAAGAAGCGCCATATTCGCTCGTTGGTTGCGAAATTAGTTTTTCAAGATTCTTTAATGCTGACATATATACATTAATAGATTCATTCAATAATTCTGAGTTTTGCATATATCAGCCTTTAATATTTTCTAAGTGTTCAAAAATTGCGTTAGGTAAAGGAAAAAATTATAGATATCTTGTTTTGTTTATCAATTGAGTCTATCTAATATATTCCCCTAATTTTTATAATTATTCTCATTAATAACTGTTGAAGTAACAAGTATTGAATCCTATTAATTCATATCTTATCATTATTCTTTTTTGTCATCAAGTTAGGCAGTTTTGCTAACCGAAGCAATTCAAACCCATATTTTAATATTTAAGTTCTCAATATCTTAGAACGATTTTTTGCATTTTATTGATATCTTTTAGTGAAGTAAAATAAAACAAAGCCTGTTACATGAGTATAAGCTTTAATAATTATAATAAAAATCTCACAGGAGGTTCTCTTAATGAGCCAAAAAAACTATAAGTTCAGTGATTACGGCGACGCTAGCGTACTAATTGAATTCTCAAAAGTATTCTCAATGCAGGCATGGCAAAAAGTGCACCATCTCGCCAACCAATTACTTGAAGAAAATATTCCAGGAATTCTGGGAATCATTCCAACTTATACAACTTTGTTTATCAGTTATGATTATCTCGTCATAAAGCGAGAAAAACTCCAACATGTAGTTGAGCAATACATAGCAAATATTGACGACAAAAATCTAAAAATTGAAGGCCGCATTTTTAAAATTCCAGTTGTTTTTGGTGGCAAGTATGGTCCTGATTTAGAGTATGTTGCAGACAGCCAACAATTATCCAACGAAAAACTAATTGAACAATTTTGTTCAAAGCCATTACAAATTATGGTCGTTAACCGCGGTCCGATGTTTGGCACAAATTTTGAAAAAGAAGTTGCACGTCTTGAAACACCTAGGACGGCTGTACCCGCTGGAGCAATTACAGCTGCCGGAGAACAAATTTCTATTATGATTCAAAAGTCTCCCGGAGGTTGGCGCATTTTTGGTCAAACACCCATTCAAATGAAAATGGAATTTGAACAAAATCCACCAGTTTATTATAAACCTGGCGATATGATGACTTTCTATCCTATTGGTGAGGACGACTACTCAAAGTTCGAAGGACAGACGATTAGTGATGTGGAGGTCAAAGAATGACGACAGCACAAATTACAATTAATTCCGCTAAGTTAGCTAACATTCAAGACAGCGGACGCTATGGCTTCGAACAATATGGCATCTCTGCGAACGGTGCTATCGATATGTATGCTTACCTAAAAGCAAATGAACTGGTCGGTAATGATAATGCCGAGCCAGCCATTGAAATTACGGCTTTTGGTTTATCTTTAACATCGACTGTTGACGTGCCTATCGCAATTACTGGTGCAGAAGCAGACCTTAAAATTGATCATAGAATTGTTAAACCATGGCAAACTATCATATTGCCAGCTGGAAAAGAACTAACGATTGGCACGATGAAAAAAGGGCTTCGCGCCTATGTCGCCTTTGCAGGTGGCATTGACGCGAAATCAACTTTAGAGAGCACTTCTCGAGATACCATACTGGACCTAGGGACCAAATTAACAGATGGCATGACTTTAAAATTAAAACACGTCCCGACAAAGACCAACATGAAAACAACCTATTTAGAAGATCGACCTTCCTACGGTTCACCATGGCACATTAGAGTTTGTGATGGCCCTGATACAGAAATTTTTACCAAAAGCACCGAACAATTTTTCAAAAATACCTACCGTGTTTCACCTGTTAGTAACCATGTAGGAATTCGCTTAAGTGGACCGGCGGTTGAAAACTTTAAGACACCAGAAATATTATCTCGTGGTGTTGGCGTCGGCTCAATCGAAATATTTCCAACTGGTCAAGCAGTAGTCTTACATCGTGGTCGAACGGTAACTGCAGGTTATCCCATTATAGGGGTTGTGCCATTAATTGATTTGGATATGATTGGTCAAGCTCGACCTGGTGACGAAATACATTTTGAACATATTAGCATCGAGGAAGCTAGAAATCTTTATAAAAAACGTTTCAATAAACTACCATACAGAAGATGATTAGGAGACAAAAATGTTTAATAAAGTATTAATTGTTAATCGAGGTGACGCAGCCAGTCGTGTTCTTAAAACATTGAAAAAAATGAACATCGCCTCCGTAGTAGTGTACTCAGAAGCAGATCAAGATTTACCTTACATTAAAGAAGCTACAGAAGCATACCCTATTGGCCCATCACCAGCTCAAAAAAGTTATTTAAATCAAGACATTTTGTTAGATGTTCTTAAAAAATCTGGTGCTGACGCAGTTCACCCTGGGTTTGGCTTTTTATCAGAGAACGCCAATTTTGCCCAAAAAGTTGAAGACGCAGGCGCTAAATTTATCGGTCCCTCACCAAAATGGTTAGCCAAAATGGCTAATAAAAATGTTGCGCGCTCAATCATGGCGGAATATGGCTTGCCAATTGGGACGGGATCTGGCGCATTGCCTGATGACCCTGAAAAAATTAAGCAAGCTGGACAAAAAATAGGATTCCCCGTATTAGTTAAACCCGCTGGTGGCGGTGGTGGAATAGGCATGCTACCGGCCTACAATGAAGAAGAGTTAGTAAGGGTTGTTCAAGAGGCCAGAACAATGGCGCAACGTGCTTTTGACGACGGAGAATTATATTTAGAAAAATATTTTGAAAACCCAAGACACATTGAATTTCAAGTTTTGGCCGATCAGCACGGTCATGTACAACACTTTTTTGAACGTGATTGTTCAATACAACGACGCCACCAAAAATTAATTGAAGAATCTCCAGCTATCGGTATTGAACGTGACGAACTAAATCAATTAGCTCATAAAATCACGACGATTTTAGCAGATATTGGTTACGATAACATCGGTACAGTAGAAATGTTGCGAGATCGTCATGGCAACTATAGTTTTCTTGAAATGAATACTCGCTTGCAGGTTGAGCATGGTGTTAGCGAAGAAATTACTGGTGTTGATTTAGTCGAAGCACAAATTAGGTCTGCATTTGGTGAAGAGCTATCTCAAATCATTCAAAAACCAATAAAAAATCAAGGGCATGCGATTGAGGTCCGAATTTATGCTGAAGACCCTAAAACCTTCTTCCCCTCACCCGGCAAGTTAACAACATTCTCGATACCCAAAATCGATGGTGTTAGAGTAGAGACTGGTTTTGCCCAAGGAACAACAATTTCTCCGTTTTACGACCCAATGTTGGCCAAAGTAATTGCCCACGCAGCAACAAGAAAAGAAGCCATTACACAACTATTAACGGCATTGAAAAACTTTGAGGTTACTGGCATAAAAACGAACATACCATTTTTAATTGATGTTTTAAATTCGGAAAAATACCAACTTGGGCAACTAGATACCAGCTTTGTAAAAGAATTTTTAAAGAATAATATATAGGAAGAAAGATATGACCATTAATAACGTTACTTCACCAATCACAGGCTCCATTTGGAAAATCGAAATCGCACTTGGGCAAAAAATTAGCGCTGGGGAAACGGCGATTGTTTTGGAATCAATGAAAGCCGAATTTACGGTGGAAGCACCCTTTTCTGGGACTGTCAAAGACATAAAACTATCAGAAGGCGATGTCGTTTATGAAAATGACGTCATTTTCACAATCGAAGTAGATGATTAAAAGGAAATAAAATATGACTGAAACAACAAAAGAACAACAAAATCTTAATCCAGTTGCTGTCAAAATAAATGAGGGTATAAAGAATGAAAACCCCTACGTTTACGAAATGCTTTCAAATTATGGGCGCGAGGTTTACTTTTCAAAAGACGGGAACGTTAAACAAATTGCTGATGCTAAAAAGTATTCCAAAGAATTCAATGCCACATCAGGTTTCGCTACCGAGCACGGCAAACCAATGTACTTACCCCTATTGGCTGATACCCTGTCCGACTACGACCCTGCCGACATCTTCCTCTATTCATCAACATTGGGTTCTCCGGAGTTGCGTACCACTTGGCAAGAAAAAATGTATACGGAAAATCCCAGTCTACACGATAAAAAGATCTCTAATCCAATTGCAACAATTGGCCTAACCCACGGATTGAATCTGGCTGCTAACTTATTTGTTAATGAGGGGGACACTTATATTTTGCCAGACAAACAATGGGAAAACTATAAAATGATATTCAGTGAAACAAAGAAGGCCAACATGGTCACTTATCCCATGTATGACAAAGATTTCCATTTCGATACTGAGGCATTTAGACAAACTTTGCTATCGCAACGTAATAAGAAAAAAATCATCGTTATCCTGAATTTTCCAAACAATCCTACGGGATATACACCTTTACCACATGAAGCAGACGAATTAGCAGCCGCAATCAAAGAAGTTGCTGAATATGGTGTCAACGTGGTCGTTATCTCTGATGATGCCTACTTTGGTCTGTTTTATAAAGACTCAATTACTGAATCACTATTTGGTCGTTTAGCCAATATTCATCCACGTGTTTTAGCAATCAAAGTTGACGGGGCAACAAAGGAGGAGTACACTTGGGGATTTCGTGTCGGTTTTTTAACCTTTGGAATTAATAGTGATGCTATGAATGAATATCTGGAAGAAAAAGTAATGGGTGTCATTAGAACATCGATTTCTAACGGGCCAACCCCATCACAAACTTTTATTTTACATGCCCTCAAATCACCACAATTAGCAAAACAAAAAGCCGATAAATTTGAAATTATGGAAAAGCGCGCTCGTAAAATTGATGAGTTACTATCTTCAGGCAAATATGATGATGCATGGGATTTATATCCTTTTAATTCAGGTTACTTCTTTGCCATTAAAGTAAAAGGTGTCAATGCTGATCAAGCCAGAATACATTTACTTCAAAAATATAACGTTGGTACAATCGCACTGGGTGACACAGATCTACGTATTGCGTTTTCACGCGTAGATGTAGAACATTTGGAAGAATTGGTTCACCGCTTATATGAAGGAATTAAAGACCTTCAGTAATAACTAAGAGCTAAATTCCTGTGGATTTGGCTCTTTTTAAGAAAGGCAATTTTGTGATAAAGATAAAGAACAAACAAATATACTTAGTAGTTTTACTCGCTCTATTGTTTCAAACTGCTTACCAAGGAAATATTGTTTTAACAACACTATACGCAGTGCATTTGCACGCCCACTCTGCTTTTTTGGGTGTCATAGTTGCTTTAAGCGCCGTATTCCCAATGCTTTTAGCAATATATTCTGGCAAATTCACTGACAGAATAGGATTTAAGCTCCCCTTAGTATTAGGCATGATTGGTTGTGGATCTGCTCTCCTCTTACCATTTATCGTCCATAACCAACTTTGGATACTATTAGTCTCGCAATCATTATTTGGTTTATTTCAAATTTTCACCATCGTCACTATTCAAAATTTGGTAGGTGCCTTAAGTAACTCCAAAAATTATTCCAAAAATTACGCTATTTTATCACAAGGTACTTCCATTGGTGAACTGTTAGGTAATGTTATGACTGGATTTGCCATTGATCATATTGGATACAGTTTTACGTATGTCTTTTTAGCAAGTTTAGCCATCATTTCAGGGCTTGTATTTCTATTCAATCTGGTCACAGTACCAAAATACGAGAAAAAAACGCAAGTACAATCCGAAAAATTCATTGATTTATTAGCTTCTCGAAATTTACGCAAAACTTTTATTACTTCAGGAATTATCTTAACAGGTGTTTTTCTATTCTCGTTCTATTTTCCAGTGTACGGACGCAGTATTCATCTTTCAACGTCTCTAATTGGTTTGATTTTGGGTGCTAACACTGCCGCTTATTTCATTATTCGGTTAGTAATGCCTCGACTAAGTGCAAAATTAAGTGAAATGCATTTGCTAGGTATTTGTTTATTAATGTCATCAATCGGCTTTGCTTTGATTCCACTCGTTAAAAACTTTTACATACTGGCAGGATTATCATTTGTTATGGGGCTAGGACTAGGTTGTTGTCAACCACTATCGATGTCAATGGCATACCATTTTTCTCCTAAAAACCGGACCGGCGAAGTATTGGGTCTTCGTTTGGCAGTAAATAAATTTGCCCAAGTAGCTGTGCCAATTATTTCTGGACCTTTAGGCGGAACTTTGGGTACTTTACCGGTCTTTTGGACAAATGCGGCGCTATTTATATACGGTGGATTATCAATGTTTACCCCAGAAACACCCGATAAAATCAAATCAGAAATTTCTGAAAAAACGCCATAATTTTTTTTAGTAGTAACACCCGTTTCTTATTAATTGCTTGACCAAATTAATAAGAAACGGTTTTTTTTGCTCACAATAAATTACAAAGATTTTGCAAATGCCCTCTAGCTTTATGTTGCTTGGTTAGTGTGGTTTGTAAATAATTCATAAATTTCTCTGTTAACTTGTTCCCGACGCAAAAAATCTACACAAGCATCAAAAATTTGCAATCCTTCAGCAGCAGAACTGGTAGGATCTTTTTTACGGATTTGATAGGTAATACGATTTGGTGGCATATTTTGCAAATAATAAATGTGACACTGATTAGACTCTCGAAGATGATTAGCTATCGAAAAAGGCACAATAGCCCACTTTTTATCATCATCTAGAAATGTAGTCAATAGATTAGCTGTATCAATTTGTATTGTTGGATAAGGGCGATTCTCAATCCAGCGATCATACCACGATTGAAAAAAAACATTAAACCCAAAAAAAACTTGTTCCTTCGTATCTAGCTCTGCATCAATTAATCTGTTATTTACCGTTTTTAATTTCCCTTTACACACAACAACCATTTTTTCTCCCGAAAATTTGCTATTAATCATCCCAGGATCAGGTTGTTCAAAATGACCAATGGCAATATCGATTTTTCGATTATTTAAAGCAGCATAAAGATCTGTTGATTGCCCAGTAATAATATGCATATCAATCGTTTCCTTAAAATGCTTAATCATAGAATAAATAGGCGGCAAAATATAAGACTGTGCCGAATCAATTGCGCCAATTGATAATGTGATTTTTTGTTGCTTGTATTTAATAGCTCTCGTTTCATGCACTAAGTCCATCCAATGTCGAGCAATGTTTAAAAATTTTTGTCCATCAGGCGTTAGATTCAAAGTTCTAAATCCGCGCCCTCGTTCAATTAAATCCATACCAACATCTTTTTCAAGCTTTGCAATTCGATAGCTTAAGGTTGATTGGGAAATAAACAATGCATCGGCTGCCTCTGTTAATGTACCTGCGTTAACAACTGCTAAGAATATCTCAATATCAACTGAATTCATGAAATCCCTCTTTTTCATTTACAAAAATTTGAATTCAAATATTTGCATTCAACACCATTTGTGCATAAATACTAAAAATCATTCATAATTTGTATACTCAAAATCATGTTACACGATAAAATAATAAATCTCTATTAATTTGTTAATTAATCTAACATAATAATAAAAATCAATTTTGTTGATTTTTATTATTAGTCGTTTGAATTTTATTTTTTAAATAATAAGATGTAGTGTATTTCATAAGAAAGTTTGTTAAAAATAAACTATGAATTATAAAAGAATGTGTTTCTTATAATTTAAAACAAATTTTCATCGAAAATTATGGAGGATATATTATCATGAATGCTTTAACACGATACGGTACTGAAATTGGTGGATTTAAATTCGAAAGAGGATTACCTGAACCTGAAATTACAGATGACGATATTTTAATTGAAGTAAAGGCTGCCGGCATATGTGGTGCTGATTTCAAACACTACGGTATTGAAAATGGTGCTACTGATAATAAACGAATCGCTGGTCATGAATTTTCAGGCGTTATTGTCAAAGCAGGGAAAAATGTTACCGATTGGCATGTTGGTCAACGCGTTGTTTCAGAAAACACTGCTTATGCTTGTGGAAAATGTCACGCTTGTGAAATTGGAAATTTTCTAGTATGTCCTTATAAACGTTCATTTGGACTAAGCCCAAATACTGATGGCGGTTTCACTAAATATGTCAAAGTCCCCGGTTATATTATGAATCTCTACAAAAATTGCCTTTTTGAAATTCCAGAAAATGTTTCATTTGAAGAGGCTTCTATGTTGGATCCAATTGGCAATGCCTATATGGCAGTGGCACAACGTTCTAATTTGCTGCCTGGTGACAATGTTGTTGTCTTCGGTGCAGGTACGCTAGGCCTTGGTTGCGTACAAATGGCAAAAATTATGGGAGCGGCTGAAATTATTGTGGTTGCCTCAAGTGCCAACGAGGCAGTTCGTTTCCCAGTCGCCAAAAAATTTGGTGCAACACATTGCATTTCTTACGATAAAGAAAATGTTGAAGAAAAAATCCTTGAGTTAGTTGGCGAAAACAACATCCCCATCGTTTATGATTGCGCCGGATCACCATCCGTTTTAAAACAATCACTTAATATATTACGAACAAATGGACAAATTATTCGTGTAGGTATGAGCTTTTTGCCACTCAACTTCTCAATTAATGATCTATCTATGAAAGCTATTGATCTTGTCGGTCATATGGCCTACAATACCGTTTCCTTAAAACATGTATTGACACTTTTAGAACGAAAAATGTTTGATGCAAAATCAATGATTACGCATATTTTACCTTTGTCAGATTGGCAAGAAGGATTTGAACTAATGAAAAACCGGCAAGGTATCAAAGTTATTTTAAAGTACGACGAATAAAACACATGTAA
The Leuconostoc suionicum genome window above contains:
- a CDS encoding zinc-binding dehydrogenase, with protein sequence MNALTRYGTEIGGFKFERGLPEPEITDDDILIEVKAAGICGADFKHYGIENGATDNKRIAGHEFSGVIVKAGKNVTDWHVGQRVVSENTAYACGKCHACEIGNFLVCPYKRSFGLSPNTDGGFTKYVKVPGYIMNLYKNCLFEIPENVSFEEASMLDPIGNAYMAVAQRSNLLPGDNVVVFGAGTLGLGCVQMAKIMGAAEIIVVASSANEAVRFPVAKKFGATHCISYDKENVEEKILELVGENNIPIVYDCAGSPSVLKQSLNILRTNGQIIRVGMSFLPLNFSINDLSMKAIDLVGHMAYNTVSLKHVLTLLERKMFDAKSMITHILPLSDWQEGFELMKNRQGIKVILKYDE